A single window of Plasmodium reichenowi strain SY57 chromosome 12, whole genome shotgun sequence DNA harbors:
- a CDS encoding hypothetical protein (conserved Plasmodium protein, unknown function) produces MINFVKLGKTINLSPKKKFFLFFRTIKGRRRKEKYEDLENKHLYWCVNNMKKEYLDKDTDDLVEIIENDDIEKQLSDIVGIKGNIPSNNCINENAKKLYIHQQKKSDIDETKVEEINKIFNPTLNVLKDKELEFSSDADNYLIRRKIENRTDNITNNNNSSSSSNNNNNSNNNNNNNNSNNFYNKSNRDAPILDIIQGKENMNNNSSKNVNKLSDNNYNNTCANNIYDNMKQNWNNKNDINMEKEYFKNEKNDNMDDYNFMNVDNNPNNNSFFDYESLKSKSNYQDLTHAEYDYMNN; encoded by the coding sequence atgataaattttGTAAAACTGGGGAAGACCATAAATTTGTCTccaaaaaagaaattttttcttttttttagaaCAATCAAGGGGCGAAGGAGAAAAGAGAAATATGAAGATTTAGAAAATAAGCATTTATATTGGTgtgttaataatatgaagaaaGAATATTTAGATAAGGATACTGATGATTTAGTAGAAATAATtgaaaatgatgatattgAAAAACAACTTTCTGATATTGTTGGaataaaaggaaatataCCAAGTAATAATTGTATTAATGAGAATGCGAAAAAGttatatattcatcaaCAGAAAAAAAGTGATATAGATGAAACAAAGGttgaagaaataaataaaatttttaatcCAACTTTAAATGTGttaaaagataaagaaTTGGAGTTTTCGAGTGATGCtgataattatttaataagaagaaaaatcGAAAATAGAACGGATAATATAAccaataataataatagtagtagtagtagtaataataataataatagtaataataataataataataataatagtaataatttttataataaatcgAATAGGGATGCACCCATTTTAGATATAATACAAGGAAAggaaaatatgaataataattcgAGTAAAAATGTGAATAAATTATcagataataattataataatacttgtgctaataatatatatgataatatgaaaCAAAATtggaataataaaaatgatattaatatggagaaagaatatttcaaaaatgagaagaatgataatatggatgattataattttatgaatGTTGATAACAATCCAAACAATAATTCCTTTTTTGATTATGAAAGCTTGAAAAGTAAATCAAATTATCAAGATTTAACACATGCAGAATATgattatatgaataacT
- a CDS encoding 3-hydroxyisobutyryl-coenzyme A hydrolase, putative: MLKFNCIPYKNIGTFHDALKQHNIKFEKRNNFIFFHAFSSLRKYKSQHSEKNNFLNKLFFFKKEYKSYFHKLSNNLFLSSKRKNEVIFHKMDKTNKNVQMIKHNIITSQRRENGMEQYNTAIDGKTKVNNNNNNNNDNSNNNNNNNNNNNNDMKANIHQDMDKVKNNMIDLELSELWTKKSLIVNFQNNICEIILNRPEKLNAINKDMINGLLNIIKSLDNDERCFMVIIRSTNSNCFSSGSDVKYVVENKEQGIRHLKQLYLYINYISQMKKNLLCIWNGYVMGGGLGISIYSKYKVINKNAIFAMPENKIGFFPDIGCCYFFRKYFGRNIGLHLGLTSLRLNEVDLINFNVCNNYIENVDTFMDNLNNIKATNQEDFNKKLNNLLTNKYVSKMSYNKSNNPVLTDELISNINTYYSSANTLEDLITKLKKDNNDFCKKLLSDIYSNCYFSCMFWFSYYLYNYEKSLEEVLNNDFKITQYFLFHKNSFERGVTEVLVKKNKNFQWSKDEETNNADFEDIDDILMNKNLLSIKEEFTNMSE; the protein is encoded by the coding sequence ATGTTAAAGTTTAATTGCATACCTTATAAAAACATAGGAACCTTTCATGATGCCCTTAAGCAgcataatataaaatttgaaaaaagaaacaattttattttttttcatgctttttcatctttacgtaaatataaatcacAACATTCtgaaaagaataattttttgaataaattatttttttttaaaaaagaatacaAAAGTTACTTCCACAAACTTTCCAATAATTTGTTCTTGTCTAGTAAGAGAAAAAATGAAGtaatatttcataaaatGGATAAGACGAATAAAAATGTTCAAATGAttaaacataatattataactAGCCAACGAAGAGAAAACGGGATGGAACAATATAATACTGCTATAGATGGTAAAACCAAAGTaaacaacaacaataataataataatgataatagtaataacaataataacaataataataataataataatgatatgaaAGCAAATATTCATCAAGATATGGAtaaagtaaaaaataatatgatcGATTTAGAACTATCCGAATTATGGACTAAAAAATCATTAATTGTTaattttcaaaataatatatgtgaaataattttaaatagGCCCGAAAAATTAAATGCAATAAATAAGGATATGATAAATGgattattaaatataataaaaagtttGGATAATGATGAAAGATGTTTTATGGTAATAATTCGAAGTACTAACAGCAACTGTTTTTCATCAGGCTCAGATGTAAAATATGTTGTTGAAAATAAAGAACAAGGTATACGACATTTAAAACAGCTCtatttgtatattaattatatatcccaaatgaaaaaaaatttactATGTATATGGAATGGATATGTTATGGGAGGCGGTCTAGGAATTTCTAtttattcaaaatataaagtaataaataaaaacgCTATATTTGCAATGCctgaaaataaaataggTTTTTTCCCTGATATTGGATgttgttattttttcaGAAAATATTTTGGAAGAAATATAGGTTTACATTTAGGTTTAACATCATTAAGATTAAATGAGGTCGATTTGATTAATTTTAATGtatgtaataattatattgaAAATGTTGATACTTTTATGGATaatttgaataatataaaagcAACAAATCAAGAAGATTTCAATaagaaattaaataatttattaacaaataaatatgtttcAAAAATGTCTTATAATAAGTCTAATAATCCAGTCTTAACAGATGAGTTAATTagtaatattaatacatattatagTAGTGCAAATACCTTGGAAGATTTAATAAccaaattaaaaaaagataacAACGATTTCTGTAAAAAGTTATTATCTGATATTTATTCTAATTGCTATTTTAGTTGTATGTTCTGgttttcttattatttatataattatgaaaaatcATTAGAAGAGgtattaaataatgattttaaaattactcaatattttctatttcataaaaattCTTTTGAAAGGGGTGTAACAGAAGTATTggtgaaaaaaaataaaaacttTCAATGGAGCAAAGACGAAGAAACAAATAATGCTGACTTTGAAGATATTGACGATATTTTGATGAACAAAAATTTGTTGTCAATAAAGGAAGAGTTTACAAATATGAgtgaataa
- a CDS encoding early transcribed membrane protein 12, with amino-acid sequence MKLFKILYLIAALLAINLIAPSVCNENVEGKKKKKGCPLRNFNFQEFRKKHHKAILISSVVSAMALLFGTAYGIGLHLNNKTFTKSILDLGKKRSASRSPHLKLK; translated from the coding sequence atgaaaCTTTTCAAGATTTTATATCTCATTGCTGCCTTATTGGCAATTAATTTAATAGCTCCCAGTGTCTGTAACGAAAATGTTgagggaaaaaaaaaaaagaaaggaTGTCCTCTTagaaattttaattttcaAGAATTCAGAAAAAAACATCATAAGGCAATTTTGATTTCATCTGTTGTTTCTGCTATGGCTCTTTTATTTGGTACTGCATATGGTATAGGACTTCATTTAAATAACAAAACTTTCACCAAAAGTATATTAGATTTAGGAAAGAAAAGATCAGCATCCAGATCACCTCACCTTAAActtaaataa
- a CDS encoding vacuolar protein sorting-associated protein 16, putative → MNTNEWSTIDNTHYGKQKISNMLWSNDDILKDNVVCSGYLGLIAVLLNKDKLDNYKKEDNLKIYTNIGRLISSCRLNYDGLICFGWNKNNELVLLFKDNIVRVYSCFCEKIFVFSLDENIKNEGISYGSICEDGIIIITEKLNIYVNYGFSGTNCIKYPNVELKGKPFCVSHIDEDQLNDELNIEQNYFDTKPNNDILRLNIKNYITNTFEKKESTTQNLNSKNNVLIESKENYNIKWEQMQHNQMKQQIGARTEKKNATNNINNNDNYYFNNKMHKRILIKTTAYDLNNKTDVDATEKIKTKEKQNKEKNDKNKKKNKTNSNSNNNNNNNNKELNIHLLITLCNGGFVLVNKYHYKYYDMDCSHPYINMSISKSGTILAFLADNGIIKIYLINNLNKCIEETVLDNKKTIKQIVWCGDDCLAVYIPMITPSNYIQHMLFIGGPQNQWIPYQYRHDLFLIGDLYGVKIISKEHFEYISRIRKSTFNIFSIGSCTPSAMLFYSYEKYKNGNICLDDEIRAFNNNLHIAIEECLNAATHEYDDNIINLLLKTCLFGKNFMKTNYDSKKYLLCCLFLRICMNVRKPPLDIFITAAELQYITIPTFVHYLAKRKEYFLAYRICEYAGIKTDNILIEWCKEKIEKSIELTDEQLCSAITEKIGNKKNMDYSFIAFMAAKCLRPQLATVIIQYEENKKKQIDMLLKLANYRLAIEKAILSKDIELVYMCIVNILNQEKLNANGEKELNTLLHVLNSNNNMGNMNSNNNMGNLNNNNNNNNNNNNNSNSNSSSISMHASNCFYVYCKKTKQYNLLKEFYEKNGQHSQAAFVTLDLAFSKKNTEQKKTWLAYSAGFLTTDQMNSHIKFVHTSIMNNIDLLNYQKELEMKYNKKLVAGYPHKIQGLSLMKTVEYTLSIGEFLDADNIFKKFKISEPKFWRCKIHTLAKNKYFDELYNFANYRVSPIGMDYFIECVHEYGSKQLTVKLIEKNKDLNSQYKWYTKLNMKKEAEEVLKQLNSQKITSSIFQTITDAISNIR, encoded by the coding sequence atgaatacaAATGAATGGAGCACTATTGATAATACCCATTATGggaaacaaaaaattagTAACATGCTATGGAgtaatgatgatatattaaaggATAATGTGGTGTGTTCCGGATATTTAGGGTTAATCGCtgttttattaaataaagacaaattagataattataaaaaagaagataatttaaaaatttatacaaatattgGTAGACTCATATCAAGTTGTCGATTAAATTATGATGGGTTAATATGTTTTGGATGGAATAAAAATAACGAattagtattattatttaaagatAACATTGTAAGAGTATATTCTTGTTTTTGTGAAaaaatttttgttttctcattagatgaaaatataaagaatgaAGGAATTTCATATGGTAGTATTTGTGAAGATGgtattatcataattactgaaaaattaaacatatatgtaaattatGGATTTAGTGGTACCAACTGTATTAAATATCCTAATGTGGAATTAAAAGGAAAACCATTTTGTGTTTCTCATATTGATGAAGATCAATTAAATGATGAATTAAATATTgaacaaaattattttgataCCAAACctaataatgatatattacgattaaatataaaaaattacattACAAATacttttgaaaaaaaagaaagtaCTACACAAAATTTGAATtctaaaaataatgtacTTATTGAAAGTAAAGAAAATTACAACATTAAATGGGAACAAATGCAACACAATCAAATGAAGCAACAAATTGGCGCGCGcacagaaaaaaaaaacgcaacaaataatattaataataatgacaattattattttaacaataaaatgcataaaagaattttaattaaaacTACTGCATatgatttaaataataaaacagATGTGGATGCGacagaaaaaataaaaacaaaagagaaacaaaataaggaaaaaaatgacaaaaataaaaaaaaaaataaaactaatagtaatagtaataataataataataataataataaagaattaaatatacatcTATTAATAACATTGTGTAATGGTGGTTTTGTGCTAGTTAataaatatcattataaatattatgatatgGATTGTTCACAtccatatataaatatgtcTATATCAAAATCAGGAACGATTTTAGCATTTTTAGCAGATAAtggaataataaaaatttatttaattaataatttaaacaAATGTATTGAAGAAACAGTTctagataataaaaaaacaattaaaCAAATTGTATGGTGTGGTGATGATTGTCTAGCGGTTTATATACCCATGATTACCCCTTCCAATTATATACAACATATGTTATTTATTGGTGGGCCTCAAAATCAATGGATACCTTATCAGTATAGAcatgatttatttttaattgGAGATTTATATGGAGTGAAAATTATAAGTAAAGAAcattttgaatatattagTAGAATTAGGAAATCtacatttaatatttttagtATTGGAAGTTGTACACCTTCTGctatgttattttattcttatgaaaaatataaaaatggaaataTATGTCTCGATGATGAAATTAGGgcatttaataataatttacatattGCCATTGAAGAATGCCTAAATGCCGCAACTCATgaatatgatgataatatcataaacttattattaaaaacatGTTTATTTGGAAAAAACTTTATGAAAACAAACTATgattcaaaaaaatatttattgtgttgtttatttttaaggATATGTATGAACGTTAGAAAACCTCCACTGGATATTTTCATTACTGCTGCAGAACTTCAATATATTACTATACCAACATTTGTTCATTATCTAGctaaaagaaaagaatattttttagcCTACCGAATATGTGAATATGCTGGTATTAAAActgataatatattaattgaatggtgtaaagaaaaaatagaaaaatcAATCGAATTAACAGATGAACAATTATGTAGTGCTATAACGGAAAAAATtggaaataaaaaaaatatggattattcttttattgCGTTTATGGCAGCTAAATGTTTAAGACCACAGTTAGCTACTGTAATAATACAgtatgaagaaaataaaaagaaacaaattGACATGTTACTTAAATTGGCTAATTATAGATTAGCTATTGAAAAAGCTATTCTTTCGAAAGATATCGAATTGGTATATATGTGCattgttaatattttaaatcaAGAAAAGTTAAATGCAAATGGTGAAAAGGAATTAAACACCTTATTGCATGTCCTgaatagtaataataatatgggtaatatgaatagtaataataatatgggtaatttgaataataataataataataataacaataataataataatagtaatagtaatagtaGTAGTATTAGTATGCATGCATCAAATTGCTTTTATGTTTATTGTAAAAAAACCaaacaatataatttacttaaagaattttatgaaaaaaatggGCAACATTCGCAAGCTGCTTTTGTAACACTCGATTTAGCATTTTCCAAAAAAAACACAGAACAGAAAAAAACATGGCTAGCATATTCAGCTGGTTTTTTAACTACTGATCAAATGAATAGtcatataaaatttgtTCATACCTCCATTATGAACAATattgatttattaaattatcaaAAAGAATTAGAAATGaagtataataaaaaattagtTGCAGGGTACCCACATAAAATTCAGGGATTATCATTAATGAAGACAGTTGAATATACTTTATCAATAGGTGAATTTCTAGATGctgataatattttcaaaaagTTTAAAATTTCAGAACCCAAGTTTTGGAGATGtaaaatacatacattagctaaaaataaatattttgatgAATTGTATAATTTTGCTAATTATAGAGTATCACCAATAGGAATGGATTATTTCATTGAATGTGTTCATGAATATGGTTCCAAACAATTAACTGTTAAATTgattgaaaaaaataaagatttAAATTCACAGTATAAATGGTATacaaaattaaatatgaaaaaagaagCTGAGGAAGTATTAAAACAATTGAATTCGCAAAAAATAACAAGTTCTATATTTCAAACAATTACGGATGCCATATCAAACataagataa